In Ficedula albicollis isolate OC2 chromosome 19, FicAlb1.5, whole genome shotgun sequence, one DNA window encodes the following:
- the LOC101817359 gene encoding pinopsin-like produces the protein MEALNSSSTPGPFDGPQWPHQGPRGLFVAAAVLMALLVAAASLLNGLVIAASLRHRRLRSPLNHVLLNLAVANLLVTACGSSVSLASNIRGFFAFGERLCRLEGFMVSLTGIVGLWSLAILAVERYLVVCRPLGEFRFQHWHAATGCAFTWGWSLLWTTPPLLGWSSYVPEGLRTSCGPNWYTGGSNNSSYILALFVTCFVMPLSLILFSYTNLLLTLRAAAAQQREADTTQKAEREVTRMVVAMVVAFLTCWLPYTTFALVVATNKGIVIQPALASLPSYFSKTGTVYNPIIYVFMNKQFQSCLLEMLCCGHHPRGMGETSPAAPSPQVAAEGLRNKVTPSQPV, from the exons ATGGAggccctgaacagcagcagcaccccggGGCCCTTCGATGGCCCGCAGTGGCCGCACCAGGGCCCCCGCGGCCTGTTCGTGGCCGCGGCCGTGCTGATGGCGCTGCTGGTGGCCGCGGCCTCGCTGCTCAACGGGCTGGTCATCGCCGCGTCCCTGCGGCACCGCCGCCTGCGCTCGCCCCTCAACCACGTCCTGCTCAACCTGGCCGTGGCCAACCTGCTGGTGACGGCCTGCGGCAGCTCCGTCAGCCTGGCCAGCAACATCCGCGGCTTCTTCGCCTTCGGGGAGCGCCTCTGCCGCCTCGAGGGCTTCATGGTGTCCCTGACGG GCATCGTGGGGCTGTGGTCCCTGGCCATCCTGGCCGTGGAGAGGTACCTGGTGGTCTGCAGACCCCTGGGAGAATTTCGGTTCCAGCACTGGCACGCTGCCACTGGCTGTGCCTTCACCTGGGGCTGGTCCCTGCTCTGGACAACCCCAcccctgctgggctggagcagctaCGTGCCTGAAG GGCTGAGAACCTCCTGCGGGCCCAACTGGTACACGGGGGGCAGCAACAACAGCAGCTACATCCTGGCCCTGTTTGTCACCTGCTTTGTGATGCCCCTGAGCCTGATCCTCTTCTCCTACACCAACCTGCTGCTGACCCTGCGGGCG gctgcagcacagcagagggagGCAGACACCACccagaaggcagagagggaggtgACACGCATGGTGGTGGCCATGGTGGTGGCCTTCCTCACCTGCTGGCTGCCCTACACCACCTTTGCACTGGTGGTGGCCACCAACAAGGGCATTGTcatccagccagccctggcatccctgccctcctACTTCTCCAAGACAGGCACTGTTTACAACCCCATCATCTACGTCTTCATGAACAAACAG ttccagagctgcctgctggaaatgctgtgcTGTGGTCACCACCCCCGGGGCATGGGGGAAACCTCTCCAGCTGCCCCCAGTCCCCaggtggctgcagaggggctgaggaACAAGGTGACACCATCCCAGCCCGTGTGa